The following coding sequences lie in one Halorarum halophilum genomic window:
- a CDS encoding ABC transporter permease — protein MTRISGKYLAKRIVVSYLTLLVIMSLLFLLLRSMPGSFVTGMITPGMTSEQVERIRQEWGLNEPMWKQYVNFMVNYQTGNFGRSPTHKTEVWSLIVRRMPRTIVLFGSTFLIGFVIGPLVGMYLGWWRGSTKDKSIFSTSLFVYSMPAFWIAWLFIWVFNYELGWLPSAYMFTQFPEFEWNAFTVMRDVLYHIALPLMSLTFIGWVGSMLIMRPTMNNVTDEGYVFLARAKGLSERTVMIKHAARNALIPVVTGAIISLAFLIDGAVIIEQVFNWPGMGALIVDAVLNNDMPVAQATFFMIAVMVVIMRLLTDVVYTYLDPRIKFGEN, from the coding sequence ATGACTAGAATCAGTGGAAAGTACCTCGCAAAACGGATCGTCGTTTCGTACCTGACGCTCCTCGTCATCATGTCCCTGCTGTTTCTCCTGCTTCGCAGCATGCCGGGGTCGTTCGTCACCGGGATGATCACCCCGGGGATGACGTCCGAGCAGGTCGAGCGCATCCGGCAGGAGTGGGGGCTGAACGAGCCGATGTGGAAACAGTACGTCAACTTCATGGTGAACTACCAGACGGGGAACTTCGGGCGTTCTCCGACGCACAAGACCGAGGTCTGGAGCCTCATCGTCCGTCGGATGCCGCGGACCATCGTCCTGTTCGGCTCGACGTTCCTCATCGGGTTCGTCATCGGGCCGCTGGTGGGGATGTACCTCGGCTGGTGGCGGGGCAGCACGAAGGACAAGAGCATCTTCAGCACCTCGCTGTTCGTCTACTCCATGCCCGCCTTCTGGATCGCCTGGCTGTTCATCTGGGTGTTCAACTACGAACTGGGGTGGTTACCGAGCGCGTACATGTTCACCCAGTTCCCGGAGTTCGAGTGGAACGCGTTCACGGTGATGCGCGACGTGCTGTACCACATCGCGCTCCCCCTGATGAGCCTCACCTTCATCGGTTGGGTCGGATCGATGCTCATCATGCGGCCGACGATGAACAACGTCACCGACGAGGGGTACGTGTTCCTCGCGCGTGCGAAGGGGCTCTCTGAACGCACGGTGATGATCAAACACGCGGCGCGGAACGCGCTCATCCCAGTGGTCACGGGGGCGATCATCAGCCTCGCGTTCCTCATCGACGGGGCGGTCATCATCGAACAGGTGTTCAACTGGCCCGGCATGGGCGCGCTGATCGTCGACGCGGTCCTGAACAACGACATGCCGGTCGCGCAGGCGACGTTCTTCATGATCGCGGTGATGGTCGTCATCATGCGCCTCCTCACTGACGTCGTGTACACGTACCTCGACCCGCGGATCAAATTCGGTGAGAACTGA
- a CDS encoding ABC transporter substrate-binding protein: MSDSQTGSNRRRFLKGTGAAAVSLGLAGCSEGGDNTPSGEDTPTSDTTPTDNTVDESNITKGGNFRIGMDQAPDGINVLNTNSAYSSLFLDLIHEYGTTVDPVTASVRPNVFSEWEVEELDETGEDDKPNVLVRIKVRDGLTFNDGSDLSVSDVVFSYNYIMEQEPGAFVSYIDPITEVVESDASDWDVEMTLAQPLGTYDSVQLGYIPILAESEWSDVDDYQSYEPNPENDGEMLGLGPGVLTRYEPDTSIEISFAEREGDYLLSDLEWQSEVNGIISGGPFVDAVRIFVYGSNNALNQAFLNGDIDTMYDSINTSRISDVEDADGLRLVDGFDTGYSHYSFNLRNPPFDDITFRQILGFAFDEIYKTEQLNQGYQQAGDFVMPPGYTQVRPESETDTEILTAPASEAFSFRQSDPGVVDVEAIRTFLTEGNAITGESGTFAGFEYPGSHTGVTASQSESKYDYTFDSVESDVLSDADTDQEIRIDGQTLTEFRDGEPLTFYITPAEDGPQAAKMMEDFISKLRQVGIPVHREVNTFNTMLTQVYIEEDFDLFPMGWVNLSPFAVSTLYGLFHSSQADDHSEGNSDTDKNNPMGYGLFEDATADDLIEQARTELDAEKRNSLARQAVEKVYLDFPTMVTSYDITKWPVNDANWNGFLGNIPGPGTTYLGYQFMQVHKAE; this comes from the coding sequence ATGTCCGACAGTCAGACCGGTTCGAACCGCCGTCGATTCCTGAAAGGAACCGGCGCAGCAGCCGTCTCGCTCGGCCTCGCAGGCTGTAGCGAAGGCGGGGACAACACGCCCTCCGGTGAGGATACTCCCACCTCCGACACGACGCCGACAGACAACACCGTCGACGAGAGCAACATCACGAAGGGCGGGAACTTCCGCATCGGGATGGATCAGGCCCCCGACGGCATCAACGTCTTGAACACGAACTCGGCGTACTCGAGCCTCTTCCTAGACCTGATTCACGAGTACGGGACGACGGTGGACCCGGTCACCGCCTCCGTCCGCCCGAACGTGTTCTCCGAATGGGAGGTCGAGGAGCTCGACGAGACGGGCGAGGACGACAAGCCGAACGTCCTCGTTCGGATCAAGGTCCGCGACGGGCTGACGTTCAACGACGGGAGCGACCTCTCCGTCTCGGACGTCGTCTTCTCGTACAACTACATCATGGAGCAGGAGCCTGGCGCCTTCGTCTCCTACATCGACCCCATCACGGAAGTGGTCGAATCCGACGCGAGCGACTGGGACGTCGAGATGACGCTCGCTCAGCCGCTGGGGACCTACGACTCCGTCCAGCTCGGTTACATCCCGATCCTGGCCGAGAGCGAGTGGTCCGACGTGGACGACTACCAGTCCTACGAGCCGAACCCCGAGAACGACGGCGAGATGCTCGGTCTCGGTCCCGGCGTCCTCACCCGCTACGAGCCCGACACCTCCATCGAGATCAGCTTCGCCGAGCGCGAGGGCGACTACCTGCTCTCGGACCTCGAGTGGCAGTCCGAGGTCAACGGCATCATCTCGGGCGGCCCGTTCGTGGACGCCGTCCGGATCTTCGTGTACGGGAGCAATAACGCCCTCAACCAGGCGTTCCTCAACGGGGACATCGACACGATGTACGACAGCATCAACACCTCCCGAATCTCCGACGTGGAGGACGCCGACGGCCTGAGGCTCGTCGACGGGTTCGACACCGGCTACAGCCACTACTCGTTCAACCTCCGCAACCCACCGTTCGACGACATCACGTTCCGGCAGATCCTCGGCTTCGCGTTCGACGAGATCTACAAGACCGAACAGCTCAACCAGGGCTACCAGCAGGCCGGGGACTTCGTGATGCCGCCGGGCTACACGCAGGTCCGGCCGGAGTCCGAGACGGACACCGAGATCCTCACCGCCCCCGCCTCGGAGGCGTTCTCGTTCCGGCAGTCGGACCCGGGCGTAGTCGACGTCGAGGCGATCCGGACGTTCCTCACCGAGGGGAACGCCATCACCGGAGAGAGCGGCACCTTCGCGGGGTTCGAGTACCCGGGCAGCCACACCGGCGTGACGGCGAGCCAGTCCGAGTCGAAGTACGACTACACCTTCGACTCCGTCGAGTCCGACGTCCTCTCGGACGCGGACACCGACCAGGAGATCCGCATCGACGGGCAGACCCTGACGGAGTTCCGCGACGGCGAACCGCTGACGTTCTACATCACCCCGGCCGAGGACGGCCCGCAGGCCGCGAAGATGATGGAGGACTTCATCTCCAAGCTCCGACAGGTCGGCATCCCGGTCCACCGGGAGGTCAACACGTTCAACACGATGTTGACGCAGGTGTACATCGAGGAGGACTTCGACCTCTTCCCGATGGGCTGGGTCAACCTCTCGCCGTTCGCGGTCAGCACGCTGTACGGGCTGTTCCACAGCTCCCAGGCGGACGACCACTCGGAGGGGAACTCCGACACGGACAAGAACAACCCGATGGGCTACGGGCTGTTCGAGGACGCCACCGCGGACGACCTCATCGAGCAGGCCCGGACGGAACTGGACGCGGAGAAGCGTAACTCCCTCGCCCGTCAGGCGGTCGAGAAGGTGTACCTGGACTTCCCGACGATGGTCACCAGCTACGACATCACGAAGTGGCCGGTGAACGACGCGAACTGGAACGGCTTCCTCGGCAACATCCCCGGTCCGGGAACCACCTACCTGGGCTATCAGTTCATGCAGGTCCACAAGGCGGAGTAA
- a CDS encoding transcriptional regulator, which yields MPERTTRQRIADELREDVATAGVLSTRLDVPAPEVYEHVRHVARSLEDEELLVSPPECRDCGFSGFDDPVNAPSRCPECRSENLAEAAFKIE from the coding sequence ATGCCAGAGCGGACGACCCGTCAGCGGATCGCCGACGAGCTCCGGGAGGATGTGGCGACGGCCGGGGTCCTCTCGACCCGTCTCGACGTCCCGGCGCCCGAGGTGTACGAGCACGTCCGGCACGTGGCACGTTCCCTGGAGGACGAGGAGCTCCTCGTCTCCCCTCCGGAGTGTCGCGACTGTGGCTTCTCGGGGTTCGACGACCCAGTGAACGCCCCCTCACGGTGTCCGGAGTGCCGGAGCGAGAACCTGGCCGAGGCCGCGTTCAAGATCGAGTGA
- a CDS encoding ABC transporter permease has product MATEQGNTSNLESFKKRWEPRVERLRRSWGRFTEHRMGVVGLIILFIFGLWSLVPEFFAPHSLEWVAYLGEPPHEARLSGEQRRTLPHPPAFGDPFFAPLGTNQYGEGILTLVIYSASTAMYIGLAAGLLSSLVGVPLGLISGFYGDTWIDETIQRVVDVMYGLPFLPFLIVLVAIRGVNTTNIIIGIAVTSWLNNCIVIRGETLSLRERSYVESAKVAGASDTRIIFRHIMPNVLPLSFVFLAQDAAGAILAQAALAYLGLADFTANSWGIMLQNIQAGGYVFQAWWWLIPPGLAITLIAAAFYFIGFSMEDVTNPQR; this is encoded by the coding sequence ATGGCGACCGAACAGGGGAACACGTCGAACCTGGAATCGTTCAAGAAGCGCTGGGAACCGCGCGTAGAGCGTCTGCGCCGGAGCTGGGGCCGGTTCACCGAACACAGGATGGGGGTCGTCGGGCTGATCATCCTCTTTATCTTCGGACTCTGGTCCCTCGTGCCGGAATTCTTCGCACCCCACTCGCTCGAGTGGGTCGCGTACCTCGGCGAACCGCCACACGAGGCGCGTCTCTCCGGCGAGCAGAGACGGACGCTCCCACACCCGCCGGCGTTCGGCGACCCGTTCTTCGCGCCGCTCGGCACGAACCAATACGGCGAAGGCATCCTCACGCTCGTCATCTACTCCGCGAGCACCGCGATGTACATCGGCCTCGCGGCCGGCCTGCTCTCCAGCCTCGTCGGCGTGCCGCTCGGGCTCATCTCCGGGTTCTACGGCGACACTTGGATCGACGAGACGATCCAGCGGGTGGTCGACGTGATGTACGGCCTGCCGTTCCTCCCGTTCCTCATCGTGCTGGTGGCCATCCGCGGCGTCAACACGACGAACATCATCATCGGCATCGCCGTCACCTCGTGGCTCAACAACTGCATCGTCATCCGGGGCGAGACGCTCTCGCTCCGCGAACGCTCGTACGTCGAGTCGGCGAAGGTGGCGGGAGCGAGCGACACGCGAATCATCTTCAGGCACATCATGCCGAACGTCCTCCCCCTCTCGTTCGTGTTCCTCGCGCAGGACGCGGCCGGCGCCATCCTCGCCCAGGCGGCGCTTGCGTACCTCGGCCTCGCGGACTTCACCGCGAACTCCTGGGGTATCATGCTCCAGAACATCCAGGCGGGGGGGTACGTGTTCCAGGCGTGGTGGTGGCTCATCCCGCCGGGGCTCGCGATCACCCTGATCGCCGCGGCGTTCTACTTCATCGGCTTCTCGATGGAGGACGTGACCAACCCACAGCGATAA
- a CDS encoding sugar phosphate nucleotidyltransferase codes for MKAVVLAGGFATRLWPITRHRPKMFLPVGEGTVIDQIFSDLEADDRVDEVFVSTNERFAEQFEEYLADSGFEKPKLSIEDTSEESEKFGVIGALAQLVDREGVDDDLIVVAGDNLLSFDIADFVDYFERKGETTIAAYDVGSRERAKNYGLVELDGDQVVDFQEKPDDPNSTLVSVACYAYPREVLDLLETYLSDGNNPDEPGWFVQWLQNRRDVFAYTFDGAWFDIGTPDSYLDAVAWELDGENLVHPDATVKNTTLGENVFVMAGAEITDSSLDESVVFRNATISNADVRRSIIDEETSVTGLDLAGALIGAHSHLTNGV; via the coding sequence ATGAAGGCAGTCGTGCTCGCCGGCGGCTTCGCCACGCGCCTGTGGCCGATCACGCGTCACAGGCCCAAGATGTTCCTCCCCGTCGGCGAGGGGACGGTCATCGACCAGATATTCTCCGATCTCGAGGCCGACGACCGCGTCGACGAGGTGTTCGTGTCCACGAACGAACGGTTCGCGGAGCAGTTCGAGGAATACCTCGCTGACTCCGGGTTCGAGAAGCCCAAACTCTCCATCGAGGACACCTCCGAGGAGTCGGAGAAGTTCGGCGTCATCGGCGCGCTCGCACAGCTCGTCGACCGCGAGGGCGTCGACGACGACCTGATCGTCGTCGCCGGCGACAACCTCCTCTCGTTCGACATCGCCGACTTCGTCGACTACTTCGAACGCAAGGGCGAGACGACCATCGCGGCGTACGACGTCGGGTCCCGGGAGCGCGCGAAGAACTACGGGCTCGTCGAACTCGACGGCGATCAGGTCGTCGACTTCCAGGAGAAACCCGACGACCCGAACAGCACGCTGGTCTCGGTCGCCTGCTACGCCTACCCGCGGGAGGTCCTCGACCTGCTCGAGACCTACCTCTCGGACGGCAACAACCCCGACGAGCCGGGGTGGTTCGTCCAGTGGCTCCAGAACCGGCGCGACGTGTTCGCGTACACGTTCGACGGCGCCTGGTTCGACATCGGCACGCCGGACTCGTACCTCGACGCGGTCGCCTGGGAGCTCGACGGCGAGAACCTGGTACACCCGGACGCGACGGTGAAGAACACGACGCTGGGCGAGAACGTCTTCGTCATGGCCGGCGCGGAGATCACCGACTCGTCGCTCGACGAGTCAGTCGTGTTCCGCAACGCCACGATCTCCAACGCCGACGTCCGCCGGTCCATCATCGACGAGGAGACGTCGGTCACCGGGCTGGACCTCGCGGGAGCGCTCATCGGCGCGCACTCACACCTGACGAACGGCGTCTAG
- a CDS encoding ABC transporter ATP-binding protein codes for MTLLEVNDLSIRYAVEDGSSVHAADDVSFTVERGETYGLVGESGCGKTTLAKSLVHLLDSNGYIESGEVWFDATLPAWEDDDGNPRREIVEDDSYPVRADGKTNLAALSTQQIRDIRWRDVALIPQSAMNALNPVYKVGDQIVEAILRHEPGTTKREADERARDLLERVGIEPDRADDYAHQFSGGMKQRAVIAMAMACGPDLLIADEPTTALDVIIQDRILEELEKLQEEFGVSILVISHDISVMAEICDRMAVMYGGKVMESGPKEDIFQRTANPYTLGLKNSFPTITQRNQSLVSIPGTPPTLRDPEEGCRFRDRCPFVVEECHASHPPMYDVESVESEGVRRESADQRSHRSACYRVDELEQIRTDATQEDTWTEQEIENR; via the coding sequence ATGACACTACTGGAAGTCAACGACCTCTCGATACGATACGCGGTCGAGGACGGCTCGTCGGTCCACGCTGCCGACGACGTCTCCTTCACCGTCGAACGCGGCGAGACGTACGGCCTCGTCGGCGAGTCCGGGTGCGGGAAGACGACGCTCGCGAAGAGCCTCGTCCACCTGCTGGACTCGAACGGCTACATCGAATCCGGGGAGGTGTGGTTCGACGCGACGCTCCCGGCGTGGGAGGACGACGACGGGAACCCGCGCCGCGAGATCGTCGAGGACGACAGCTACCCGGTTCGCGCGGACGGGAAGACGAACCTCGCGGCGCTCTCGACACAGCAGATTCGGGACATCCGCTGGCGCGACGTCGCGCTCATCCCGCAGAGCGCGATGAACGCGCTGAATCCCGTGTACAAGGTGGGCGACCAGATCGTCGAAGCCATCCTCAGACACGAACCGGGAACGACCAAGCGGGAGGCCGACGAACGCGCCAGGGACCTGCTCGAACGGGTCGGCATCGAACCCGACAGGGCCGACGACTACGCCCACCAGTTCTCCGGCGGGATGAAACAGCGCGCCGTCATCGCGATGGCGATGGCCTGCGGGCCGGACCTGCTCATCGCCGACGAGCCGACGACGGCGCTCGACGTCATCATCCAGGACCGCATCCTCGAGGAACTCGAGAAGCTCCAGGAGGAGTTCGGCGTTTCGATTCTCGTCATCAGCCACGACATCTCGGTGATGGCCGAGATCTGCGACCGGATGGCTGTGATGTACGGGGGGAAGGTGATGGAGAGCGGCCCGAAGGAGGACATCTTCCAGCGGACAGCGAACCCGTACACGCTCGGGCTGAAGAACTCATTCCCGACCATCACGCAGCGGAACCAGTCGCTCGTCTCCATCCCCGGGACGCCGCCGACGCTCCGGGACCCCGAGGAAGGGTGTCGCTTCCGGGACCGGTGCCCGTTCGTGGTCGAGGAGTGTCACGCGAGCCACCCACCGATGTACGACGTCGAGTCGGTGGAGTCCGAGGGGGTCCGCCGCGAGTCGGCGGACCAGCGGTCCCACCGGTCGGCGTGCTATCGCGTCGACGAGCTCGAACAGATCCGAACCGACGCAACCCAGGAGGACACATGGACGGAACAGGAGATCGAGAACCGCTAG
- a CDS encoding ABC transporter ATP-binding protein, whose protein sequence is MDGTGDREPLVEVENVSKLFDTTQGVVDTILGREPRPVRAVDDVSFTIERGDIVGIAGESGCGKTTLGKLLVKLYEPTEGTIRFDGEEITGMSSQAESEFRKRVQMIFQDPFESLNPRMSVFDTVAEPLKINGIVDDYQDRRERVSRVLNDVGLAPAEVYLDAFPDELSGGERQRVAIARALVVDPEFVVCDEPVSMLDVSIRAGVLNLMKELQDEYDLTYLFISHDLSLIRYMCDRSGIMYLGDMVEQGPTDDVIDDPKHPYTEALFDAVPDVELGEDRRRANATGEVPSPRDPPPGCRYNPRCAHVIPPDDWTGSQEAFRRAHQFRLKLRRGDLDAGTLADGSAEGGEPERELVEQGLTLDVPEEFQTQTEIESGGHRVSLRELDLPANVRDALFGAAGTVLDGDPGAAADGLEDVLGTVCEHEHPDPRPADSRLVSCHLYDGDGSGPNTNPPVDAMATED, encoded by the coding sequence ATGGACGGAACAGGAGATCGAGAACCGCTAGTCGAAGTAGAGAACGTCAGCAAACTGTTCGACACCACTCAGGGTGTCGTGGACACCATCCTGGGTCGCGAGCCGCGGCCCGTTCGCGCCGTCGACGACGTGTCGTTCACCATCGAGCGGGGCGATATCGTCGGCATCGCCGGCGAGTCGGGCTGCGGGAAGACGACGCTCGGCAAGCTCCTGGTGAAGCTGTACGAGCCGACGGAGGGGACCATCCGATTCGACGGCGAGGAGATCACCGGGATGTCGAGCCAGGCGGAATCGGAGTTCCGCAAGCGGGTCCAGATGATCTTCCAGGACCCGTTCGAGTCGCTGAACCCCCGCATGTCCGTCTTCGACACGGTCGCCGAGCCGCTGAAGATCAACGGGATCGTCGACGACTACCAAGACCGGCGCGAGCGCGTCAGCCGGGTGCTGAACGACGTGGGGCTCGCCCCGGCGGAGGTGTACCTCGACGCGTTCCCGGACGAACTCTCCGGCGGCGAGCGCCAGCGGGTCGCCATCGCCCGCGCGCTCGTGGTCGACCCCGAGTTCGTCGTCTGCGACGAGCCGGTGTCGATGCTGGACGTCTCGATCCGGGCGGGCGTCCTGAACCTCATGAAGGAGCTCCAGGACGAGTACGACCTCACGTACCTGTTCATCAGCCACGACCTCTCGCTCATCCGGTACATGTGCGATCGGTCCGGCATCATGTACCTCGGCGACATGGTCGAGCAGGGGCCGACCGACGACGTGATCGACGACCCCAAACACCCGTACACTGAGGCGCTGTTCGACGCCGTTCCCGACGTGGAACTGGGCGAGGACCGCCGCCGGGCGAACGCGACCGGCGAGGTCCCGTCGCCGCGGGACCCACCGCCGGGCTGTCGGTACAACCCCCGGTGTGCCCACGTCATCCCGCCGGACGACTGGACCGGGAGCCAGGAGGCGTTCCGTCGCGCCCACCAGTTCAGGCTCAAACTCCGTCGCGGCGACCTCGACGCGGGGACGCTCGCGGACGGGTCCGCCGAAGGAGGGGAGCCGGAACGTGAACTCGTCGAGCAGGGCCTGACGCTCGACGTCCCCGAGGAGTTCCAGACGCAGACGGAGATCGAGTCGGGCGGCCACCGCGTCTCGCTCCGGGAACTCGACCTGCCCGCGAACGTACGCGACGCGCTGTTCGGCGCGGCCGGGACCGTCCTCGACGGCGACCCGGGGGCGGCGGCCGACGGGCTCGAGGACGTGCTCGGGACGGTGTGCGAGCACGAACATCCGGATCCGCGACCGGCGGACAGCCGGCTGGTCTCCTGTCACCTCTACGACGGTGACGGCTCAGGGCCGAACACGAACCCCCCCGTCGACGCGATGGCGACGGAGGACTGA